Genomic window (Bacillus vallismortis):
AAACTTCAGGTGAACTTGCGAAGGTTCCAAACACTTGTTCATTTCCCCTACCATTTCAGCGAGATGGGTATATGAAACTTGCTGAACAGGAACCTCACCCTCATGATCTTTTTGATTATGTATTTGGGTATCATAACGATCCCAAACAGGTTGTAACGTAGTGAGCCTTTCAATGTTCAATTGATCATCCCCTATGCCCCAATCTAAAGTTTATATCGACTGAGTAGAGAGAAGATTACACATATTTTTTGGAAAAAAAATCATTCGTTTTATATTTCTTATTTAGATATACTTTCACCAAGTTAACGGAGAATCCGATTATTATATCATGAGTTAACGATATATAGCAGGGGAATCATTCGGAGTTAAACATATAAAAAAAGGACCCGGCAACGCCAAGGTCCTTTTTAAAATTAACGTAACAATTGAAGTACGTTTTGCGGCTGTTGGTTCGCTTGAGCAAGCATCGCTTGAGAAGCTTGAGAAAGAATGTTGTTCTTTGTGAACTCGCTCATCTCTTTCGCCATGTCAACGTCACGGATACGAGACTCAGCAGCAGTTAAGTTTTCAGAAGAAGCACCAAGGTTATTGATTGTGTGCTCTAGACGGTTTTGTACCGCACCAAGTTTACCACGCTCAGAAGATACTTTGTTAATGGCAGAATCAACTTTGTCTAAAAGTGCATCTGTGTTAGCTGCTGTAGCTGTTGTAACAACGTAATCTGCTTTTAACATATCAAGGCCTGTAGCAGCAGTACTCATATCACCAATGTTAACTGTTAGTTGTTGAGTTTTGTTGGCACCAATTTGGAAAGTGAATCCCGCTGTTTCAGTTCCATCAAGAAGTTTTTTACCGTTAAACGCTGTACGTTGAGAAATTCCATCTACCTCATCAAGAAGGTTGTTAATTTCATCTTGAATTGCTACAAGGTCTGTCGTTGCGTCTTGAGTACCAGTGTTACCCGCTTGAACAGTTAACTCACGAACACGTTGAAGGATTGAGTGAGTTTCAGTCAATGCACCCTCAGCTGTTTGGATAAGAGAGATTCCGTCTTGAGAGTTTTTAGAAGCCATTTCTAAACCTCTGATTTGCCCTCTCATTTTTTCAGAAATCGCAAGACCTGCTGCGTCATCTCCCGCACGGTTAATACGAAGACCTGAAGAAAGCTTTTCCATGTTCTTTTGGCTCGCACTGTTGTTTGAAGACAAACGGTTCAGTGTGTTAAGCGCTGCGATATTGTGGTTAATTCTCATTGTTTTGTTCCTCCCTGAATATGTTTTTGGCACGTCCTTGTGCCTCACTTTTTTTATAGCTGGAGGAGTCTTTACGCCTCCTCCCGGCTACATCATTAATATCGGATTGTCTCTGATTTTGTTAATAGAAAAACAAAAAAATCCTCACTTTTTTTGTGAGGATAATGCGGAGATCACATCGCTGGATAACGCTGCCGCACGGTTGTTTTCTTCCTGAATGATCAAGTATATTTCTTTTCGGTGAATATCAATATGCTTTGGGGCGTCAATTCCCAGTTTCACTTGATCACCTTCAACCGAAATGACTTTCACTTCAATATCAGCACCTATTTGAATCGCTTCGTTTATTTTCCGCGATAAAACTAGCATGATTCTCCTCCAATCGGATGCTTTGTCGTATATGAGGAGTCGTGTAAAACGACTTGCTTTGCCTTCATGTTCTTGCGATTCACAATAATGGGAGCCAATAAATTGGCAGTCGATTTTTCGAACGGCTCCGCCATGGTCAATATGGTCATGACTTCCACATCTTCAATATTATCGATATCCAAAAGTTCAGCTGTTGATTCATCAAGGTCAAATTCATAATTCTTAAAAAAGATGAACGGACTGACAACAATGAACGCAAGATTTTCTGTAGTGACGGACTGCAGCGCCACGAATGGAGAATCCTCTGAAAGCGGAAGAATGACGAACTGTTTTTCTTCTAAAAAGCCTGGAATCCCGTTATCAAAAAGAATAATTTGTTCTTCTTTTACGTTCATTTGGCCATGGTACTTCGTATGAATGATCATTGTTCACGATCCTTTTCTGTTTACTTTTCGGATGATTCTTTCGGGTATTCTACATCTATTTTTAAATCAGGATATTGCAGCATGTCAACCTTAACGTTCCCCGGCGTATATTGAACAATTGGCTTATTCGGTTCAGCCTGAATGACAGGCTTTTGCGGCGTAATCTGAATATCAAGCTCTGACGGGGTGTATTGTATTTTCACTCTTGAAAGAGACGGAGCATAATGTTCACCTAATTGAATTTGTTGCATTTCAGAGTTCCTCTTTGCTTGTGAAGCAATTGGATTCCCTTTATTTTCAATCCTCATAAGCTCGTCTCCTTCTTCTACAGTTCGGGCTATCCCCTCCATTACATCCTCATGCCCTTGTTGGGCGGCTTCTTCAATTCTCTTGAAAACATGTTTTCTGTCTAATTCTTCCCATGCTTGCGTTTGGTCAATCGTGAGTTTTCCGTTAATTACCGATATTTCCATTTCCGCGCTTGGCTGTTCAATTTCGAGATCGGCTTGCGGCTGCTCCATTTTTAGGGTGGCGGGCGTCGTCGTTAAACCGATTTTCCCTTGAACACTGTGCATAGTCAATCTGGGAATTTGCATCACTCTACCTCCTAAACTATAAAAAAAGCGAACTCCTGAGAGCCGCTTACTTTAAAAAGTCAATCAATGTAGGCTGAACAATTTGCGCATTTACAGCAAGAGTAGCCCTATGCACGCTTTGCTGCGCAATAAATTCTGTTATTACTTTTTCCAGTTCTACATCTTCATTGTCAGACAACACTTTTGTAGATGTTTCTTCTTGAGCTGAAAGCCTAGTATTAATCAGTTCAAGACGATTATATCTTGCACCGAGATCAGAACGTTCAGCGCTCATGCCGTTAGAAAATTGATCAATATCCTCTAAAAGATTGTCCATGCCATCGAGTGAGTCGGAACTAAGTGCTTGCTCAAATGAGTCAAGCATTTCAAATACATTTTGTCCGCTTTCAGACGTACCCCCAAAGGCTGACTTTGGATCTGAATTCACTTTTAAGTTCATATTATTTGATATATTGACCACAACATCAGCAGTATCGGAAATGGTATAAGTTCCGTCTCCGTTATCAGTAACCGGAGGCGTGTCTGAATTCGTTCCATTAAAGATATATCTGCCGTTCACTTGTGTATTCGCAATTTTTAAAAGCTGATCCTTTAACTGCTTTACTTCTACGCCAATCGCTTGCCGCTCATCTTCACCATTTGTATCATTTTCAGCCTTAATAGCTAAATCTTTGACTTTCGCTAAAATGTCAATTCCTTCAGTAATGTTTGTTTCTGTATTTTCAAGCCAGGTAAAAGCTTGAGAAGCATTACTTTGATATTGCTGAACCTGAGATAATTGCGTATGGTATTTTAAGCTTTTCATAGCTACGACAGGATCGTCGGACGCCTTTGAGATTTTTTTCCCTGAA
Coding sequences:
- the flaG gene encoding flagellar protein FlaG; amino-acid sequence: MNIERLTTLQPVWDRYDTQIHNQKDHEGEVPVQQVSYTHLAEMVGEMNKCLEPSQVHLKFELHEKLNEYYVKVIEDSTNEVIREIPPKQWLDFYAAMTEFLGLFVDEKK
- the csrA gene encoding carbon storage regulator CsrA; this translates as MLVLSRKINEAIQIGADIEVKVISVEGDQVKLGIDAPKHIDIHRKEIYLIIQEENNRAAALSSDVISALSSQKK
- the fliW gene encoding flagellar assembly protein FliW, which gives rise to MIIHTKYHGQMNVKEEQIILFDNGIPGFLEEKQFVILPLSEDSPFVALQSVTTENLAFIVVSPFIFFKNYEFDLDESTAELLDIDNIEDVEVMTILTMAEPFEKSTANLLAPIIVNRKNMKAKQVVLHDSSYTTKHPIGGESC
- the flgL gene encoding flagellar hook-associated protein FlgL, with the protein product MRVTQGMIQQNSLRYIGSSYSKLDNLQSQISSGKKISKASDDPVVAMKSLKYHTQLSQVQQYQSNASQAFTWLENTETNITEGIDILAKVKDLAIKAENDTNGEDERQAIGVEVKQLKDQLLKIANTQVNGRYIFNGTNSDTPPVTDNGDGTYTISDTADVVVNISNNMNLKVNSDPKSAFGGTSESGQNVFEMLDSFEQALSSDSLDGMDNLLEDIDQFSNGMSAERSDLGARYNRLELINTRLSAQEETSTKVLSDNEDVELEKVITEFIAQQSVHRATLAVNAQIVQPTLIDFLK
- a CDS encoding DUF6470 family protein — translated: MQIPRLTMHSVQGKIGLTTTPATLKMEQPQADLEIEQPSAEMEISVINGKLTIDQTQAWEELDRKHVFKRIEEAAQQGHEDVMEGIARTVEEGDELMRIENKGNPIASQAKRNSEMQQIQLGEHYAPSLSRVKIQYTPSELDIQITPQKPVIQAEPNKPIVQYTPGNVKVDMLQYPDLKIDVEYPKESSEK
- the hag gene encoding flagellin Hag, which produces MRINHNIAALNTLNRLSSNNSASQKNMEKLSSGLRINRAGDDAAGLAISEKMRGQIRGLEMASKNSQDGISLIQTAEGALTETHSILQRVRELTVQAGNTGTQDATTDLVAIQDEINNLLDEVDGISQRTAFNGKKLLDGTETAGFTFQIGANKTQQLTVNIGDMSTAATGLDMLKADYVVTTATAANTDALLDKVDSAINKVSSERGKLGAVQNRLEHTINNLGASSENLTAAESRIRDVDMAKEMSEFTKNNILSQASQAMLAQANQQPQNVLQLLR